One Mycobacterium marseillense DNA window includes the following coding sequences:
- the octT gene encoding diglucosylglycerate octanoyltransferase yields the protein MSSEQRHRPTLLIFADSLAYYGPTGGLPADDPRIWPNIVAAQLGWDVELIGRIGWTCRDVWWAATQDPRAWAALPRAGAVIFATGGMDSLPSVLPTALRELIRYVRPPLLRRWVRDGYGWLQPRLSPVARPALPPHLSADYLEQTRGAIDFNRPGIPIVASLPSVHIADTYGRAHHGRAGTVAAITEWAQNHDVPLVDLKAAVAEHVMSGRGNPDGIHWNFEAHQAVAELMLKALAEAGISNDKPRS from the coding sequence ATGTCCTCTGAGCAGCGGCACCGGCCCACCCTGTTGATCTTCGCCGACTCGCTGGCCTACTACGGCCCCACGGGGGGTCTCCCCGCCGACGATCCCCGCATCTGGCCGAACATCGTTGCCGCCCAATTGGGTTGGGATGTGGAGCTGATCGGCCGCATCGGCTGGACCTGTCGGGATGTCTGGTGGGCGGCAACCCAGGATCCGCGGGCGTGGGCGGCGCTACCGCGCGCGGGGGCGGTCATCTTCGCCACCGGTGGCATGGATTCGCTGCCGTCGGTGCTGCCCACCGCCCTGCGTGAGCTGATCCGCTACGTGCGGCCGCCCTTGCTGCGGCGGTGGGTCCGCGACGGCTACGGGTGGCTGCAGCCCAGGCTCTCCCCGGTGGCCAGGCCCGCCCTGCCGCCGCACCTGAGCGCCGACTATCTCGAACAGACCCGTGGCGCAATCGATTTCAACCGCCCCGGGATCCCGATCGTCGCGTCGCTGCCGTCGGTGCACATCGCCGACACCTACGGCAGGGCCCACCACGGCCGGGCGGGGACCGTGGCCGCGATCACCGAGTGGGCGCAAAATCACGATGTGCCCCTGGTCGATCTCAAAGCCGCTGTCGCCGAACACGTGATGAGCGGTCGGGGAAACCCCGACGGAATCCATTGGAACTTCGAGGCCCACCAGGCGGTCGCGGAGCTGATGCTCAAAGCGCTCGCCGAAGCCGGCATTTCGAACGACAAGCCCCGCTCGTGA
- a CDS encoding DegV family protein encodes MTIVVVTDSSARLPADLLDKWGIRVVPLHILLDGTDLRDGVDDIPGDIHKLAATTAAATPAELADAYQQALADSGADGVVAVHISSALSGTCRAAERTAADLDPNVRVVDSKSAAMGTGFVAVAAARAAATGADLDAVADAARAAVARGHAFIVVHRLDNLRRSGRIGGAAAWLGTALALKPLLRIDDGKLVLAQRVRTVSHATEAMIDRVCQTVGDGTAALAVHHVNNPDGAAEVAAALGERLPACEPAIVTELGPVLALHVGAGAVAVSVQLAEV; translated from the coding sequence GTGACCATCGTCGTGGTGACCGACTCGTCGGCCCGGCTGCCGGCAGACCTGCTCGACAAGTGGGGGATTCGCGTTGTCCCCCTGCACATCCTGCTTGACGGCACCGACCTGCGCGACGGCGTGGACGACATTCCGGGGGACATCCACAAGCTCGCGGCGACAACCGCGGCGGCCACCCCGGCCGAACTGGCCGACGCTTACCAACAGGCGTTGGCCGACAGCGGCGCCGATGGTGTGGTGGCGGTACACATTTCGTCGGCGCTGTCGGGAACGTGCCGGGCCGCCGAGCGCACCGCGGCCGACCTAGATCCCAACGTGCGGGTCGTCGACTCCAAATCGGCCGCGATGGGCACCGGATTCGTGGCCGTGGCCGCCGCGCGGGCAGCGGCCACCGGCGCCGACCTGGACGCCGTCGCGGATGCCGCGCGCGCGGCGGTGGCGCGCGGGCATGCCTTCATCGTGGTGCACCGGCTGGACAACCTGCGCCGCAGCGGACGCATCGGCGGGGCGGCGGCATGGCTGGGCACCGCGCTGGCACTCAAACCGTTGTTGCGTATCGACGACGGGAAACTCGTTCTGGCCCAGCGGGTCCGGACTGTCAGTCACGCGACGGAGGCGATGATCGACCGGGTCTGCCAGACCGTCGGCGACGGCACCGCGGCCCTGGCGGTGCACCACGTCAACAACCCGGACGGCGCCGCCGAGGTGGCGGCGGCGCTGGGCGAGCGGTTACCGGCGTGCGAGCCGGCGATCGTCACCGAGCTGGGGCCGGTGCTGGCGCTGCACGTCGGCGCGGGCGCGGTCGCGGTGAGTGTTCAGCTCGCAGAAGTTTAG
- a CDS encoding RND family transporter encodes MSDVHNETDSGARSAEYDEATGPIKAGGLSKAERGHRPYLPHAIRIFAIPIILGWVVITVLVNVLVPSLEVVGEAHSAPMTPLDAPSMKAMMRLGSNFHEFNSNSTVMIVLEGQQPLGPDAHKYYDKLIRDLRKDPEHIQHIQDFWGDRLTAAGAQSADAKGAYVQVNLAGNQGTTQANDSVDAVRKVIEENKAPPGVKAYVTGPAALSDDMHIIGNASLAKITLFTLGAIAIMLLLVYRSIVTTLIQLFMTFVALACARGVVAVLAYNNAFGLTTFAANILTMLAIAAGTDYGIFLVGRYQEALAAGEDRETAYYTTFKGVAPVVLGSGLTIAGATYCLSFTRLPWFNTMGAPVAIGMLVVVLAGLSLGPAVVFIGSRFHLFERQAKRGRLWRRVGTAVVRWPAPILAVSAAIVLVGMVALPGFKPSYNDRHYLPLSAPANQGQEAANRHFSEARMNPDLLMVESNHDMRNPADMLVLDRVAKNEMRTLGIAMVQDITRPLGIPIQHSSIPFQNSVQSQTTMQNMGFLKERMNDILKMADDLQTQIDTTQRQYEVSLDLANAADDSAKTTQVTSQITDSLRDHIADFDDTFRPVRTYFYWEKHCYDIPVCIGLRSLFDTFDGFDQLAEQFHYLTTDITHTAKASRDLTELFPTLIATLKTTRGITLTLYQTFKAMIDQMEAMSNTGIVMGQSFDQSKNDDFFYLPPEAFDNPDFQTGLRMFLSPDGKSARFFITHQDDPMTPEGIERVAAERTAAQEALKQSSLADAKVYLGGTAATFKDMADGEKYDLMIAVIASLTLIFMIMLLLTRSVVAALVIVGTAASSIAASFGLSVLIWQDLFGINIHWIVMALAVIILLAVGSDYNLLLVSRFREEIHHGLKTGIIRSMAGTGGVVTAAGLVFAFTMASMLGSDLRVLGQFGSTVCIGLLLDTLIVRTLLMPSIATLLGRWFWWPQVVHPRGDNARRPVSA; translated from the coding sequence ATGAGCGACGTGCACAACGAGACCGATTCCGGCGCCAGAAGCGCCGAATACGACGAAGCCACCGGCCCCATCAAAGCGGGGGGCCTGTCCAAGGCCGAGCGCGGCCACCGCCCCTACCTCCCCCACGCGATCCGCATCTTTGCGATCCCGATCATCCTGGGCTGGGTAGTGATAACCGTCTTGGTCAATGTCCTGGTCCCCTCCCTGGAAGTGGTCGGCGAGGCGCATTCGGCGCCGATGACTCCGCTGGACGCGCCGTCGATGAAGGCGATGATGCGCCTGGGCAGTAACTTCCACGAATTCAACTCGAACAGCACGGTGATGATCGTCCTGGAGGGTCAGCAGCCGCTGGGCCCGGACGCGCACAAGTACTACGACAAGCTGATCCGAGACCTGCGCAAGGATCCCGAGCACATCCAGCACATCCAGGACTTCTGGGGCGACCGCCTGACCGCCGCGGGAGCGCAGAGCGCCGACGCCAAGGGCGCGTACGTGCAGGTGAACCTCGCCGGTAATCAGGGCACCACGCAGGCCAACGACTCCGTGGACGCCGTCCGCAAGGTGATCGAAGAGAACAAAGCGCCCCCCGGCGTGAAGGCCTATGTCACCGGTCCCGCGGCGCTGTCCGACGACATGCACATCATCGGTAACGCCAGCCTGGCCAAGATCACGCTGTTCACCCTGGGCGCGATCGCGATCATGCTGCTGCTGGTCTACCGCTCGATCGTCACGACGCTGATCCAGCTTTTCATGACCTTCGTGGCGCTGGCGTGCGCGCGCGGCGTCGTCGCGGTTCTGGCCTATAACAACGCATTTGGGCTCACCACGTTCGCCGCCAACATCCTCACCATGCTGGCGATTGCCGCGGGAACCGACTATGGCATCTTCCTCGTCGGGCGATATCAAGAAGCGTTGGCCGCCGGTGAGGACCGAGAAACGGCCTACTACACCACGTTCAAGGGCGTCGCCCCGGTCGTCCTGGGCTCCGGACTGACGATCGCGGGAGCCACCTACTGCCTGAGTTTTACCCGGCTGCCCTGGTTCAACACCATGGGCGCGCCGGTGGCGATCGGCATGCTGGTCGTGGTGCTCGCCGGACTTTCCCTCGGCCCTGCGGTCGTGTTCATCGGCAGTCGCTTCCATCTCTTCGAAAGGCAGGCGAAGCGAGGGCGACTGTGGCGCCGGGTGGGCACCGCGGTCGTGCGTTGGCCCGCACCCATTTTGGCCGTCAGCGCCGCCATCGTGCTGGTCGGCATGGTGGCACTGCCGGGCTTCAAGCCCAGCTACAACGATCGGCATTACCTGCCGTTGTCAGCCCCAGCCAATCAAGGGCAAGAGGCCGCGAATCGGCACTTCTCCGAGGCCCGGATGAACCCCGACCTGTTGATGGTCGAATCAAACCACGACATGCGAAACCCGGCCGACATGCTGGTCTTGGACCGGGTGGCGAAAAACGAGATGCGCACGCTCGGCATCGCCATGGTTCAGGACATCACCAGGCCGCTGGGCATCCCGATTCAGCACAGCTCGATTCCGTTCCAGAACAGCGTCCAGAGCCAGACGACGATGCAGAACATGGGCTTCCTCAAGGAGCGCATGAACGACATCCTCAAGATGGCCGACGACCTGCAGACCCAAATCGACACCACCCAGCGCCAGTACGAGGTGTCGCTCGATTTGGCCAACGCCGCCGACGACAGCGCCAAGACCACGCAGGTGACGTCGCAGATCACCGACAGCCTGCGCGACCACATCGCCGATTTCGACGACACGTTCCGGCCGGTCCGCACGTACTTCTACTGGGAGAAGCACTGCTACGACATTCCGGTGTGCATCGGGCTGCGGTCTTTGTTCGACACGTTCGATGGGTTCGACCAATTGGCCGAGCAGTTCCACTATTTGACGACCGACATCACGCACACCGCCAAAGCGTCACGCGACCTGACCGAGCTGTTTCCCACGCTGATCGCCACTTTGAAAACGACCAGGGGCATCACGCTGACCCTCTACCAGACGTTCAAGGCGATGATCGACCAGATGGAGGCGATGAGCAACACCGGGATCGTCATGGGGCAGAGCTTTGATCAGTCGAAGAACGACGACTTCTTCTACCTCCCACCAGAAGCCTTTGACAACCCCGACTTCCAGACGGGTCTGCGCATGTTCCTGTCGCCGGACGGTAAGTCGGCGCGATTCTTCATCACCCACCAGGACGATCCGATGACGCCGGAGGGAATTGAACGGGTGGCGGCCGAACGCACCGCCGCTCAGGAGGCGCTGAAGCAATCCTCGCTGGCCGACGCCAAGGTGTATCTCGGCGGAACCGCCGCGACGTTCAAAGACATGGCTGACGGTGAGAAGTACGACCTGATGATCGCCGTCATCGCGTCACTGACGCTGATCTTCATGATCATGCTGCTGCTGACCCGAAGCGTGGTGGCCGCGCTGGTCATCGTCGGCACCGCGGCCAGCTCGATCGCGGCGTCTTTCGGTCTGTCCGTGCTGATTTGGCAGGATTTGTTCGGCATCAATATCCACTGGATCGTGATGGCGCTGGCGGTCATCATCCTGCTGGCGGTCGGATCCGACTACAACCTGTTGCTGGTGTCCCGGTTCAGGGAAGAGATCCATCACGGCCTCAAGACCGGGATCATCCGGTCGATGGCCGGGACCGGTGGGGTGGTGACGGCCGCAGGTCTGGTGTTCGCCTTCACCATGGCGTCCATGCTGGGGAGCGATCTGCGCGTGCTCGGTCAGTTCGGCTCGACCGTGTGCATCGGTCTGCTGCTCGACACGCTGATCGTGCGCACGCTGCTGATGCCGTCGATCGCCACGCTGCTCGGGCGGTGGTTCTGGTGGCCGCAGGTTGTTCACCCGCGCGGCGACAACGCGCGACGTCCCGTGAGCGCCTAG
- a CDS encoding MmpS family transport accessory protein has translation MADPKSGPRPGIATRVLKNGWIPLLLVVVLALSALVVSRLHKLFGSEDLNANAGKGIEIVQFNPKVVVYEISGAPGTTANINYWDADANTHQVNNAPLPWSTTISTTLPSVSANIMAQSNGGTINCKITVDGVVRDNQNSDGHNAQTFCLVKSA, from the coding sequence ATGGCTGATCCGAAATCAGGTCCTCGCCCCGGCATCGCGACCCGCGTGCTGAAAAATGGTTGGATACCGCTGCTGCTTGTCGTCGTTCTGGCTTTGTCTGCACTCGTGGTGTCGCGGCTGCACAAGCTCTTCGGCTCAGAAGATCTCAACGCGAATGCCGGTAAGGGAATCGAAATCGTGCAGTTCAACCCGAAGGTCGTCGTCTACGAGATTTCCGGCGCCCCGGGCACCACGGCGAACATCAACTACTGGGACGCGGACGCCAACACGCATCAGGTCAACAACGCCCCGCTGCCGTGGTCGACCACGATTTCGACCACGCTGCCCTCGGTGAGCGCCAACATCATGGCGCAGAGCAACGGCGGCACGATCAACTGCAAGATCACCGTGGACGGCGTCGTCCGCGACAACCAGAACTCCGACGGCCATAACGCCCAGACCTTCTGCCTGGTGAAGTCCGCATGA
- a CDS encoding dihydrodipicolinate reductase produces MSTTSIDRPLRVIQWTTGNIGRRSLHAIIGRPDMELVGVYAHGEGKVGVDAAELAGWPQPTGVHATNDIDALIALGADACCYNPLWPNIDELVRLLESGVNVCTSAAWITGGKQTPQDRQRIEDACQKGNSTIFGSGAHPGMTNMVGMVLSASCERVDEIRITESVDCSTYESAETQTAMGFSQDPDTPGLAENVRRESEVFAESAAMMADAIGAKLDKMTFDVTFTAATGDSDLGFMKIPAGTVGSVYGYHRGWVGDRNVVSVGFNWTMGSHVVPPKPLEHGHVIQVFGLPNMRTVLHCLPPKDWTEPGFMGLGMIYTAMPVTNAVPAVVAARSGIVTLADLPPVTGRLAR; encoded by the coding sequence ATGAGCACAACCAGCATTGACCGTCCCCTACGCGTCATCCAGTGGACGACCGGGAACATCGGGCGGCGGTCGCTGCACGCCATCATCGGGCGACCCGACATGGAACTCGTCGGGGTGTATGCGCACGGCGAGGGCAAGGTCGGGGTCGACGCCGCCGAACTGGCCGGCTGGCCGCAGCCGACCGGGGTGCACGCCACCAACGACATCGACGCGCTGATCGCCCTGGGCGCCGACGCGTGTTGCTACAACCCGTTGTGGCCCAACATCGACGAGTTGGTGCGGCTGCTGGAATCGGGAGTCAACGTGTGCACCAGCGCGGCGTGGATCACCGGAGGGAAGCAGACGCCGCAAGACCGCCAGCGCATCGAGGACGCCTGCCAGAAGGGCAATTCGACGATCTTCGGCAGCGGCGCGCACCCGGGCATGACCAACATGGTTGGCATGGTGCTATCCGCCTCGTGCGAACGCGTCGACGAGATCCGCATCACCGAGTCGGTGGATTGCTCGACCTACGAGTCGGCGGAAACCCAAACCGCAATGGGGTTCTCGCAAGACCCCGACACCCCGGGGCTGGCCGAAAACGTGCGACGGGAAAGCGAGGTCTTTGCCGAGTCGGCGGCGATGATGGCCGACGCCATCGGAGCGAAGCTGGACAAGATGACGTTCGACGTCACGTTCACCGCGGCGACCGGCGACTCCGATCTGGGGTTCATGAAGATTCCCGCCGGAACCGTCGGCAGCGTCTACGGCTACCACCGCGGCTGGGTCGGCGATCGCAACGTCGTCAGCGTCGGGTTCAACTGGACGATGGGCAGCCATGTCGTCCCGCCCAAGCCACTCGAGCACGGGCATGTCATTCAGGTGTTCGGGCTGCCCAACATGCGCACGGTCCTGCACTGCCTGCCGCCCAAGGACTGGACCGAGCCCGGATTCATGGGATTGGGGATGATCTACACCGCGATGCCGGTGACGAATGCCGTCCCCGCGGTGGTGGCGGCCCGGTCGGGCATCGTGACGCTGGCGGATTTGCCACCGGTCACCGGCCGGCTCGCTCGATAG
- a CDS encoding AMP-binding protein: MSQSSILSMLHGRASLRPLDVAYTFTDYQHDPAGVRETLTWSQVSRRTLNVARNLGPHGSVGDRAVILAPQSMDYIAAFLGSMQAGLIAVPLPLPHRGSSHERVSAVLADTSPSVVLTTSDVAEDVAEYVDQARMDDVPKIVEIDSMNLDVEAETHVPTDDLPSVAYLQYSSGSTRTPTGVMISHRNLEANFEQLMRSFFVDSHAKAPPNTTIVSWLPFYHDMGLVLGVCAPILGGYRGELSSPISFLERPARWVRSLAENPHAWSAAPNFAFDLAARKTTDKDLAGLDLGDVLGIISGAERVEPATLHRFVDRFAHFNFRDHMMRPSYGLAEATVFVATGAWSESSPAARFDVEELGAGRVRPCPAGRGVTGGKATELVRYRVPQSPMVRIVDSETSRECPPEVIGEIWVRGENVAEGYWRKAPAEQRCFGATLVDPSPGTPDGPWLRTGDLGFIHSGELFIVGRMKDLLIIRGRNHYPEDIEATVQEITGGRVAAISVPVNSTEKLVTVIELKKRGDPNEDAQDVRHWLTSVKTDVTSAISNAHGVNVGDLVLVPPGSIPTTTSGKIRRAACVEQYSQQQFARLDA, translated from the coding sequence ATGTCTCAGTCGTCGATCCTCTCCATGCTGCACGGGCGTGCCAGCCTGCGGCCCCTCGACGTGGCCTACACGTTCACCGACTACCAGCACGACCCGGCGGGTGTGCGCGAGACACTCACCTGGTCGCAGGTCTCGCGCCGAACGCTCAACGTGGCACGCAACCTCGGCCCGCACGGCTCGGTCGGCGACCGGGCGGTGATCCTGGCGCCCCAGAGCATGGACTACATCGCGGCGTTCCTGGGATCCATGCAGGCCGGGCTCATCGCCGTGCCGCTGCCGCTACCGCATCGCGGCTCGAGTCATGAGCGGGTGAGCGCGGTCCTCGCCGACACGTCGCCGTCGGTGGTTCTCACGACGTCCGACGTCGCGGAAGACGTTGCCGAATATGTCGATCAAGCACGCATGGACGACGTCCCCAAGATCGTCGAAATCGATTCGATGAACCTCGATGTCGAGGCCGAAACACACGTTCCGACGGACGATTTGCCTAGCGTCGCTTATTTGCAGTACAGCTCGGGCTCGACCCGCACGCCGACCGGGGTGATGATCTCGCATCGCAATCTCGAGGCGAATTTCGAGCAGCTGATGCGCAGCTTCTTCGTGGATTCCCACGCTAAAGCCCCGCCGAACACCACAATTGTGTCGTGGTTGCCCTTCTATCACGACATGGGTTTGGTGCTGGGAGTTTGTGCGCCGATCCTGGGTGGCTACCGCGGCGAGCTGTCGAGTCCGATTTCGTTCTTGGAACGACCGGCCAGGTGGGTGCGATCCCTGGCCGAAAATCCCCATGCCTGGTCAGCGGCGCCTAACTTCGCCTTCGACTTGGCTGCCCGCAAAACCACCGACAAAGACCTGGCGGGGCTGGACCTCGGCGATGTGCTGGGCATCATCAGCGGCGCCGAACGCGTCGAGCCGGCCACCTTGCACCGCTTTGTGGATCGCTTCGCGCACTTCAATTTCCGGGACCACATGATGCGTCCCTCGTACGGCCTGGCCGAGGCCACCGTCTTCGTGGCGACCGGCGCCTGGAGCGAATCCTCACCGGCCGCACGCTTCGACGTCGAAGAGCTCGGTGCCGGCCGCGTTAGGCCGTGCCCGGCCGGGAGGGGTGTGACGGGCGGCAAGGCTACGGAGCTGGTCAGGTACCGGGTGCCGCAGTCCCCCATGGTGCGGATCGTCGACAGCGAGACGAGCCGCGAATGCCCCCCGGAAGTGATCGGCGAAATTTGGGTGCGGGGCGAGAATGTCGCCGAGGGCTATTGGCGCAAGGCGCCGGCCGAGCAGCGATGCTTCGGCGCCACCCTCGTCGACCCGTCACCGGGGACGCCCGACGGGCCCTGGCTGAGAACCGGCGACCTCGGTTTCATCCACTCCGGTGAGCTGTTCATCGTCGGCCGGATGAAGGATCTACTGATCATTCGTGGGCGCAACCACTATCCCGAGGACATCGAGGCGACGGTCCAGGAGATCACGGGTGGTCGGGTCGCGGCGATATCGGTGCCGGTGAACAGCACCGAGAAGCTGGTCACCGTCATCGAGCTCAAGAAGCGAGGCGACCCCAACGAGGACGCCCAGGACGTCAGGCACTGGCTCACCTCCGTCAAAACCGACGTCACCTCCGCAATCTCCAATGCGCACGGCGTGAACGTCGGGGACCTCGTCCTGGTACCGCCGGGATCCATTCCCACCACGACCAGCGGCAAAATCCGGCGCGCCGCCTGTGTGGAGCAGTACAGCCAGCAGCAATTCGCCCGTCTGGACGCCTGA
- the pe gene encoding acyltransferase PE has translation MKKLLAGVTALVTVGATGCFGVNTATADESPVGGPPTPGAPGDQTAFALGGAHVLGIPYDEYIRQEGAQWFPGQKREIVRYPAGQIQGHVLERLFPGIGKLDEQFPGLGADGPSVGESVDVGIDNLDAAIRTGRPGTAIGLSEGGFVVDGEQARLANDPTAPPPDKLNFATFGDPIGHHAFGQSFLTAVFPVGSFVPALDYTMPPPYESQYDTNRFVASYDLIADFPDRPDNMFALANTLLGLATGHTAVAFTNPSMVPPQNIRTTINSRGAKDTTIMVPEKHLPLVMPLKYVGIDEGTLNKLDAILIPRVNAGYARNDDPATAPVQVDPVHGFDPAEVTAPANQVTFGGDADPLSQVLGGAMSAFSDGTD, from the coding sequence ATGAAGAAACTACTCGCGGGAGTGACGGCGCTGGTAACCGTCGGTGCCACAGGGTGTTTCGGCGTCAATACCGCGACGGCCGACGAGTCGCCCGTCGGCGGTCCGCCCACTCCGGGAGCCCCCGGCGACCAGACGGCGTTCGCCCTCGGAGGCGCTCACGTCCTCGGCATCCCCTACGACGAGTACATCCGCCAGGAGGGCGCGCAATGGTTCCCCGGCCAGAAGCGCGAAATCGTCCGCTATCCGGCGGGCCAGATTCAGGGGCACGTGCTCGAGCGACTCTTCCCGGGCATCGGCAAGCTCGATGAGCAGTTCCCGGGCCTGGGCGCGGACGGCCCCAGCGTCGGCGAGTCCGTCGACGTGGGGATCGACAACCTCGACGCGGCGATCCGCACCGGCCGGCCGGGCACGGCGATCGGCTTGTCCGAGGGCGGGTTCGTCGTCGATGGCGAGCAGGCCCGGCTGGCGAATGACCCGACCGCACCCCCGCCGGACAAGCTGAATTTCGCCACATTCGGCGACCCGATCGGGCACCACGCCTTCGGTCAGAGCTTCCTGACCGCCGTGTTCCCGGTCGGCAGCTTCGTCCCCGCACTCGACTACACGATGCCGCCGCCGTACGAGAGCCAGTACGACACAAACAGGTTCGTGGCGTCCTACGACTTGATCGCGGACTTCCCCGACCGGCCGGACAACATGTTCGCGCTCGCCAACACGCTGTTGGGGCTCGCCACCGGTCACACGGCGGTGGCCTTCACGAACCCGAGCATGGTGCCGCCCCAGAACATCAGGACGACGATCAACTCCAGGGGCGCGAAGGACACGACGATCATGGTTCCGGAAAAGCACCTTCCGCTCGTCATGCCGCTGAAATACGTCGGGATCGACGAAGGCACGCTGAACAAGCTCGACGCGATCCTGATTCCGCGGGTGAACGCGGGCTACGCGCGAAACGACGACCCGGCGACCGCTCCGGTTCAGGTAGACCCGGTGCACGGCTTCGACCCGGCGGAAGTCACCGCGCCGGCCAACCAGGTGACCTTCGGCGGCGACGCCGACCCGCTGTCACAAGTCCTCGGCGGTGCCATGTCCGCGTTCTCCGACGGCACCGACTGA